Within the Hypericibacter adhaerens genome, the region TCACCACCTCGATCAGCTTGGTCGGATCGGAATCGAGATCGACCATGTTGCCGGCCTCGCGTGCGGCCTGGGTCCCGGTCTGCATCGCCACGCCGACGTCGGCTTGCGCGAGAGCCGGCGCGTCGTTGGTGCCGTCGCCGCACATGGCGACCAGCTTGCCGTTGGCCTGCTCCTTGCGGATGAGCGCGAGCTTGTCCTCGGGCGTCGCCTGGGCGAGGAAATCGTCCACGCCGCTCTCGGCCGCGATGGCGGCGGCCGTTACCGGATTGTCGCCGGTGATCATCACGGTGCGGATGCCCATCCGGCGCAGCGCCGCGAAACGCTCCCGGATGCCGCCTTTGACGATGTCCTTGAGATGGATCACGCCCAGGAGCCGCGCGCCGTTGGCGACCACGAGCGGCGTGCCGCCGGCGAGCGCCACATCCTCGACCAGGTTGTTGAGCTCGGCCGGGATGCGGATCTGCGGGTTCAAGGCGCGGACATGGGCGATGATCGAGTCCGAAGCGCCCTTGCGGATGGAGGCGCCCTCGAGGTCGACGCCGCTCATGCGGGTCTGGGCCGAGAAGGGCACGAAGGTGGCGTGAAGCGGCGCCATCTCGCGGCCCCTGAGGCCGTACTTCTCCTTCGCCAGCACCACGATCGAGCGGCCCTCGGGCGTCTCGTCGCTGAGGCTCGCGAGCTGCGCCGCGTCGGCCAGCTCGCGCTCCGAGACGCCGGGCAGTGGCAGGAACTCGCTGGCTTGGCGGTTGCCGAGCGTGATGGTGCCGGTCTTGTCGAGGAGGAGCGTGTCGACGTCGCCCGCGGCCTCGACCGCGCGGCCGGACATGGCGAGCACGTTGAACTTCACCAGCCGGTCCATGCCGGCGATGCCGATGGCGGAGAGAAGGGCGCCGATCGTGGTCGGGATCAGCGTCACGAACAGCGCCACCAGCACCACGACCGGCACGCTGCCGCCGGCGAAGCTGGCGAAGCTCGGGATCGTCACGGTCGCGAAGACGAAGATGATCGTCATGCCCGCGAGCAGGATGTTGAGCGCGATCTCGTTGGGCGTCTTTTGCCGCACGGCGCCCTCGACCAGCGCGATCATGCGGTCGAGGAAGGTGGAGCCGGGCGCGGCCGTGATGCGCACCTTGATCCAGTCCGACAGCACGCGGGTGCCGCCGGTGACGGCCGAGCGGTCGCCGCCGCTCTCGCGGATCACGGGTGCGGATTCGCCGGTGATGGCCGATTCATCGACCGAGGCGATGCCCTCGATCACCTCGCCGTCGCTCGGGACCGTATCGCCGGCCTCGACCAGCACGATATCGCCTGCCTTGAGCTTGAGGGCGGAGACGCTCTCGAACTGGCGGCCCTTGGGGTCAGCGAGCCTCTTGGCCTGGGTCTGGGTCCGCGTGCGGCGCAGGTTCTCGGCCTGGGCCTTGCCGCGGCCTTCGGCGACGGCTTCCGCGAAGTTGGCGAAGAGCACGGTGAACCAGAGCCAGAAGGCGATCTGGGCGGTGAAGCCGACGCCCGGATGGCCGGCCAGGATGTCGCGCAGCAGGATCACCGTGGCTAGCGCCGCGACGATCTCGACCACGAACATGACCGGATTGCGGACCAGCGTGCGCGGATCGAGCTTCCGGAAGGAGTCGCGGACCGCGATCCTCAGGATGTCGCCGGAAATGCCGGCGACGCCGCGCTTGCGATGGATGAGGCTCTCGCTGAAAGCCCCGGATTTCATGTTGTCGTTCATGATATCGACCTCAATAGAGCGAGCCGGCCTGCATCTGCAGGTGCTCGACGATCGGACCCAGCGCGTCGGCCGGGAAGAAGGTGAGACCGCCGGTGATCAGGATCACGCCGATCAGGAGCGCGACGAAGAGCCCGTTGTCGGTCGGGAAGGTACCGACGGAGGCCGGCACCAGCTTCTTGGAGGCCAGCGACCCGGCGATGGCGAGCACCGGCACGATCATGGCGAAGCGGCCGATCATCATCGCGGCGGCACCGGTCAGGTTGTAGAACAGGGTGTTGCCGGTGAGGCCGCCGAAGGCGCTGCCGTTGTTCGCCGTCTGCGAGCTGAAGGCATAGAGGATCTCGCTGAAGCCGTGCGGGCCCTGGTTCAAGGGACCGGCGAGACCCGCCGGCAGCACGCTGGCCAGCGCGGTGAAGCCCAGGATCGAGAGCGGCAGGATCAGGATCGCCAGCATGGCCATCTTGACCTCGCGCGATTCGATCTTCTTGCCGACATATTCGGGCGTGCGCCCGACCATGAGGCCGGCGATGAAGACGGCGAGGATGGCGAAGAGCAGCATGCCGTAGAGGCCGGCGCCCACGCCGCCGAAGATGATCTCGCCCAGCTGCATGTTGACGATCGGGATCAAGCCGCCCAGCGGCATCATGCTGTCATGCCAGCTGTTGATGGCGCCGCAGGAGGCGTCGGTCGTGATGGTGGCGAAGAGGGCGGAGTTGGCGATGCCGAAGCGGACCTCCTTGCCCTCCATGTTGCCGCCGGCCTGGAGCGCCGAGGCGGTCTGGTCGACGCCAAGCGAGGCGAAGGCGGGATTGCCGCCGGCCTCGGCCCCGTAGGCGACGAGGGCGCCTGCCAGGAACAGGAGGCCCATGGCGCCGAACAGCGCCCAGCCCTGCCTCATGTTGCCGACCATGCGCCCGAAGGTCATAGTCAGGCCCGCGCCGAGCACGAAGATCATCACGATCTGGATCAGGTTCGTGATGGCGTTCGGGTTCTCGTAGGGATGCGCCGAGTTGGCGTTGAAGAAGCCGCCGCCGTTGGTGCCCAGCATCTTGATCACGAGCTGCGAGGCGACGGGCCCCTGCGCGATCGCCTGATGCGCACCCTCGAGCGTGGTGGCGTCGGTATAGCTGCTCAGGTTCTGCGGCATGCCCTGCCACACCATGACCAGCGTCAGGACGATGCAGGCCGGGAGCAGCACATAGAGGGAGCAGCGCGTCAGGTCGACCCAGAAATTGCCGATGGTCTGGGTGGAGCGCCGCGCGAAGCCGCGGATCAGCGCCACCGCGATGGCGATGCCGGTGGCGGCCGAGACGAAGTTATGGACCGTCAGCCCCGCCATCTGGACGAAATAGCCCAGCGTGGTCTCGCCGCCATAGTTCTGCCAGTTGGTGTTGGTGGTGAAGCTGATGGCGGTGTTGAGGGCGAGATCGGGCGCCATGGCGCCCATGCCCTGCGGGTTGAAGGGCAACAGCCCTTGCAGCCGCAGCAGGCCGTAGAGCGAGAGGAAGCAGACCAGGTTGAAGAGCAGCATGGCGACCGTGTAGGTCAGCCAGTGCTGTTCCTTGTTCGGGTCCACGCCCGAGAGCCGGTAGAGAATGGTTTCGACCGGCCGCAGCAGGGGCGAGAGGAAGGTGCGTTCGCCCGAGAAGACGCGCGCCATATAGAGGCCCACCGGCACGGCCAGGGCCAGGATGATCGCGCAATAGAGCGCGATCTGGAGGATTCCGTTCGCGGTCATGGCAGAGCCTCAGAATTTTTCGGGGCGCAGCAGCGCGTAGACGAGATAGACGAGGATGGCGAGCGAGACGCCGCCGCCCAGCAGATAGTCGAACATCGGGTTCGCTCCCTAGGTCCGTTTACAGACGCGTGCAAATCGCGGCATAGCCGATCATCAGGCCGAAACCGGCCAAGCCCAGCACCAGCATCAAAATGTCCAACATGCTCGTTCTCCTTGGCCTGCATGAGGCCGTCGCGTCGCGCCCGGTCGGCGCGTGGCCGATCGGGGGGACGCATGGCTTCGGTGAGAGAGAAGCGCTTCCGCGGGTATGAATTCGAGCGGGTTGCGCCGGCGCATCGATAGGAGCGGGATGTGGGACCGGCCCCCGCCCCATAAGAAATCCATAAAGGCCGCGACGGGACCCGGCCCCGCCGATCCCGGAACGCGGCCGATCGAGGCATGAGCGGCGCCTCCGGGGCGGCCCCATCGCCCGCCGATATTGGCGATGCGACCAATGTCCAGCGCCGGTGAATCCTCATGATTTCTGATGATTTTCCCGGCGTATCCCGTCACTCTGGCGGGGACCGTCGGATCTCAAGCCGCTGCCGGCTCTTGCGAATGCCGTCACGCCATGGCGAACGAGGCTGACCCAGGCGAGATGTTCGGGAAGGAACATCGATCTCGCGACGTCGCATCCCGGCCGGGAGGGCCGGTCGGGGTCGGCCCGGTTGTGCTCTTTGCGGTTGCAGATCGCCCGACCGATGGGCCTGAGGGCGCGCGATGATCTTCCTTCTTCGGCATCGCCCGGAGGGGGATTTCCGTTTCGACTATGTGAGCCCTCGCTGCCTCGAGCTGAACGGCATCCCGCCCGAGCGGATCCTGGAAAACGCGGAGCGTTTCTTCGATCTGACCGCCGTCGCCGCGCGCCAGGATCTCCGCGACCGGATCGCCGAGTCGGAACGGCATCTGACGCCGCTTCGCTGGGAGGGGCCCTTCGACGTCCAGGGGCGGCCGCGGCGGATGCGGATCGAGGCCATCCCCTATCGGGCGGAAGACGGCGGCACGGTCTGGGAGGGAAGGCAATCGGACCTGGCGACGGCCCGGACGCTCGAGGAGGAGCGGCTCCGCCTCGTCACCGACGCCCTGCCCGTGCTGATCGCCTATTTCGATGCCGGTCTGCGCTACCGCTATGTGAACCGCACCTTCGTCGAATGGTGGTGCATGCCGGCCGAGCGGGCCATCGGGCGCAGCATGATGGAGGTCCTGGGCCGGCAGGCTTGCGAGGTGGTGCGGCCCTATGTCGAAGCCGCCCTGCGCGGCGAAAGGCAGGAGTTCGACCGCGATCTGACCCATCCGGACGGCAAGCGCAGGCTATGCCACGCGCACTACGTGCCGCATATCGACGCGGGCGGGCGGGTGCTGGGGATCGTGGCCCTGCTCGAGGATGTGACCGAGCGGCGGCAGGCGGAGGCAGCCTTGCGCGAGAGCCGGGAGAGCCTGGCCAACGCGCAGCGCATCGCCCATATCGGCAACTGGGACTGGGACATCGCCACCGGCCGGATCGGCTGGTCGGACGAGGTGTTCCGGATCTTCGGATACGAGGCCGGCGCGTTCGAGCCGAGCTACAACGCCTATCTGCAGCAGGTCCATCCGGAAGACCGCGAGTTCATCGTCGCCTCGGCGAGCCGGTCGCTGCACAGCCAGAGTAACTATCGCATCGACTACCGCATCGTCCGTCCCGACGGCGAGCAGCGGACCGTCCAGGAACGGGGCGAGATCGCCCGCAGCGAGACCGGCGAGCCGGTGCGCATGTCCGGCACGGTCCAGGACGTGACCGACCAGCGGGCGGTCGCGGCCCAGCTCCAGCAGGCGCAGAAGATGGAGGCGGTGGGCCAGCTCACCGGCGGCATCGCCCACGACTTCAACAATCTCCTGGGCGTCATCGTCGGCAACCTCGATCTCCTCATCGTCCGGCTGGCGGACCGGCCCGAGGATCAGCGCATGCTCCAGCGCGCGATGGAGGCGGCCGAGCGCGGCGCCTCCATGACCCACCGGCTCCTGGCCTTCTCGCGGCGGCAGACGCTGCAGCCGCGGCGGGTCGAGGTGAATCTGCTCGTCAACGAGATGTCGGAGCTGCTCGGCCATACGCTGGGCGAGACGATCGAGATCCGCACCGCGCTGGGCGAGAGCGTCTGGCCTATCAATGCCGATCGGGTGCAGCTCGAGAGCGCCATCCTCAATCTGGCGATCAACGCCCGCGATGCGATGCCCTCGGGCGGCCGGCTCGCCATCGCCACCTTGAACCAGACCTTCGAGGAGGCCGACAGCCCGGCCGACAGCACGATCACGCCGGGCGACTATGTGATGATCGCGGTCAGCGACAATGGCGGCGGCATGGCGCCGGAGGTGCTGACCCGCGTCTTCGAGCCCTTCTTCACCACCAAGCAGGTGGGCAAGGGCTCGGGTCTCGGGCTGCCCATGGTCTACGGCTTCGTCAAGCAGTCGGGCGGCCATGTCACGATCTATAGCGAGAGCGGCCGCGGCACCACGGTCAAGCTCTACCTGCCCCGGTCGAGCGACGGCCGCAGCGCGCCGCCTCTCGAGGCGGCGGCTCCGACCGCCGCCATCCTGGGGCGCCGGATCCTGGTGGTGGAAGACAACCCGGCGATGCGGGAATTCTCGCGCACCGCCCTGACGGCGCTGGGCTACGAGGCGGTCGTGGCGGACGGCGCCCCGGAAGCGCTGCGCCTGCTGTCGGCGGACCTGTCCGTCGATCTGCTTTTCACCGACGTGATCCTGGG harbors:
- the kdpB gene encoding potassium-transporting ATPase subunit KdpB, encoding MNDNMKSGAFSESLIHRKRGVAGISGDILRIAVRDSFRKLDPRTLVRNPVMFVVEIVAALATVILLRDILAGHPGVGFTAQIAFWLWFTVLFANFAEAVAEGRGKAQAENLRRTRTQTQAKRLADPKGRQFESVSALKLKAGDIVLVEAGDTVPSDGEVIEGIASVDESAITGESAPVIRESGGDRSAVTGGTRVLSDWIKVRITAAPGSTFLDRMIALVEGAVRQKTPNEIALNILLAGMTIIFVFATVTIPSFASFAGGSVPVVVLVALFVTLIPTTIGALLSAIGIAGMDRLVKFNVLAMSGRAVEAAGDVDTLLLDKTGTITLGNRQASEFLPLPGVSERELADAAQLASLSDETPEGRSIVVLAKEKYGLRGREMAPLHATFVPFSAQTRMSGVDLEGASIRKGASDSIIAHVRALNPQIRIPAELNNLVEDVALAGGTPLVVANGARLLGVIHLKDIVKGGIRERFAALRRMGIRTVMITGDNPVTAAAIAAESGVDDFLAQATPEDKLALIRKEQANGKLVAMCGDGTNDAPALAQADVGVAMQTGTQAAREAGNMVDLDSDPTKLIEVVMIGKQLLITRGALTTFSIANDVAKYFAIIPAMFAAFYPSLNILNVMHLQTPQSAILSAIIFNAFIIIALIPLALRGVRYRPQTAGRLLFRNLMIYGVGGVVVPFIGIKLIDIVISAVGLA
- the kdpA gene encoding potassium-transporting ATPase subunit KdpA, which produces MTANGILQIALYCAIILALAVPVGLYMARVFSGERTFLSPLLRPVETILYRLSGVDPNKEQHWLTYTVAMLLFNLVCFLSLYGLLRLQGLLPFNPQGMGAMAPDLALNTAISFTTNTNWQNYGGETTLGYFVQMAGLTVHNFVSAATGIAIAVALIRGFARRSTQTIGNFWVDLTRCSLYVLLPACIVLTLVMVWQGMPQNLSSYTDATTLEGAHQAIAQGPVASQLVIKMLGTNGGGFFNANSAHPYENPNAITNLIQIVMIFVLGAGLTMTFGRMVGNMRQGWALFGAMGLLFLAGALVAYGAEAGGNPAFASLGVDQTASALQAGGNMEGKEVRFGIANSALFATITTDASCGAINSWHDSMMPLGGLIPIVNMQLGEIIFGGVGAGLYGMLLFAILAVFIAGLMVGRTPEYVGKKIESREVKMAMLAILILPLSILGFTALASVLPAGLAGPLNQGPHGFSEILYAFSSQTANNGSAFGGLTGNTLFYNLTGAAAMMIGRFAMIVPVLAIAGSLASKKLVPASVGTFPTDNGLFVALLIGVILITGGLTFFPADALGPIVEHLQMQAGSLY
- the kdpF gene encoding K(+)-transporting ATPase subunit F, whose amino-acid sequence is MFDYLLGGGVSLAILVYLVYALLRPEKF
- a CDS encoding PAS domain-containing protein — encoded protein: MIFLLRHRPEGDFRFDYVSPRCLELNGIPPERILENAERFFDLTAVAARQDLRDRIAESERHLTPLRWEGPFDVQGRPRRMRIEAIPYRAEDGGTVWEGRQSDLATARTLEEERLRLVTDALPVLIAYFDAGLRYRYVNRTFVEWWCMPAERAIGRSMMEVLGRQACEVVRPYVEAALRGERQEFDRDLTHPDGKRRLCHAHYVPHIDAGGRVLGIVALLEDVTERRQAEAALRESRESLANAQRIAHIGNWDWDIATGRIGWSDEVFRIFGYEAGAFEPSYNAYLQQVHPEDREFIVASASRSLHSQSNYRIDYRIVRPDGEQRTVQERGEIARSETGEPVRMSGTVQDVTDQRAVAAQLQQAQKMEAVGQLTGGIAHDFNNLLGVIVGNLDLLIVRLADRPEDQRMLQRAMEAAERGASMTHRLLAFSRRQTLQPRRVEVNLLVNEMSELLGHTLGETIEIRTALGESVWPINADRVQLESAILNLAINARDAMPSGGRLAIATLNQTFEEADSPADSTITPGDYVMIAVSDNGGGMAPEVLTRVFEPFFTTKQVGKGSGLGLPMVYGFVKQSGGHVTIYSESGRGTTVKLYLPRSSDGRSAPPLEAAAPTAAILGRRILVVEDNPAMREFSRTALTALGYEAVVADGAPEALRLLSADLSVDLLFTDVILGAGMSGFELAREAQRQRPDLRVLFTSGFVERDMISAQGVDPDQELLSKPFRTAELGRRLSQILAKDSVSSPPPSSGEG